The following coding sequences lie in one Musa acuminata AAA Group cultivar baxijiao chromosome BXJ3-1, Cavendish_Baxijiao_AAA, whole genome shotgun sequence genomic window:
- the LOC135629381 gene encoding serine/threonine protein phosphatase 2A 57 kDa regulatory subunit B' alpha isoform-like isoform X1: MLNKIMKRANRKGPKAEVAAEPPPASAPASSSVTVNHASRTAVPSPGGAANLLPTGAAAPQIESLPLFRDVPVPERQALFLRKLQICAVVFDFSDTLRSAREKEVKRQTLSELVDFVQSGSGRLAEPVQEQLIRTVAINIFRCLPPASHENTGSEAADPEEEDPYLDPAWPHLQLVYELLLRFVISSDTDTKVAKRYIDHTFVLRILDLFDSEDPREREYLKTILHRIYGKFMIHRPFIRKAINNIFYRFIFETQRHSGIGELLEILGSIINGFALPMKEEHKLFLVRALIPLHKPKLVGMYHQQLSYCIVQFVEKDYKLADTVVRGLLKYWPVINCQKEVLFLGELEEVLEVTQPVEFQRCMVPLFKQIARCLSSSHFQVAERALFLWNNDHIVSLIAQNRSVIFPIIFEALEKNMQAHWNQAIHGLTANVRKMFLDMDSELFEECQRQYEEKEAKAKSVEEQRELAWRRLEAVVEAKAGGEDMVLAN, translated from the exons ATGTTGAACAAGATCATGAAACGGGCCAACCGCAAGGGCCCCAAAGCGGAGGTCGCCGCTGAGCCTCCACCCGCCTCCGCCCCCGCCTCCTCCTCCGTCACCGTCAACCACGCCTCCCGCACCGCCGTCCCCTCCCCCGGAGGCGCCGCCAACCTCCTCCCCACCGGCGCTGCCGCCCCACAGATCGAATCCCTCCCGCTCTTCCGCGACGTGCCTGTCCCTGAGCGGCAGGCGCTCTTCCTCCGCAAGCTCCAGATCTGCGCCGTGGTCTTCGACTTCTCCGACACGCTAAGGTCGGCCCGGGAGAAGGAGGTGAAGCGGCAGACCCTCTCGGAGCTCGTCGACTTCGTGCAGTCAGGCTCCGGCCGTCTCGCTGAGCCTGTCCAGGAGCAGCTTATCCGCACCGTCGCCATTAACATATTCCGCTGCCTTCCCCCGGCCTCCCATGAGAACACCGGCTCCGAGGCTGCCGATCCCGAGGAGGAGGACCCCTACCTCGATCCTGCCTGGCCTCACCTCCAGCTCGTCTACGAGCTCCTCCTCCGCTTTGTCATCTCCTCCGACACCGATACCAAGGTCGCCAAGCGCTACATCGACCACACCTTCGTGCTCCGCATTCTCGACCTCTTTGATTCGGAGGACCCCCGCGAGCGCGAGTACCTTAAGACCATCCTCCACCGCATCTACGGCAAGTTCATGATCCATCGCCCTTTCATCCGCAAAGCCATCAACAATATCTTCTACAGATTCATCTTCGAGACTCAGCGACACAGTGGCATTGGCGAGCTGCTGGAGATCCTTGGGAGTATTATTAATGGATTCGCTCTGCCGATGAAAGAGGAGCACAAGTTGTTTCTTGTCCGGGCCCTCATACCGTTGCACAAACCAAAGTTAGTGGGGATGTACCACCAGCAGCTCTCCTACTGCATTGTGCAGTTCGTCGAGAAGGATTACAAGCTAGCTGATACAGTCGTTAGGGGGCTCTTGAAGTACTGGCCTGTAATTAATTGTCAGAAGGAGGTGTTATTCCTTGGTGAATTGGAGGAGGTGCTGGAGGTGACGCAACCTGTGGAGTTTCAGCGGTGCATGGTTCCCTTGTTCAAGCAGATCGCTCGCTGCCTCAGCAGCTCTCATTTCCAG GTTGCTGAACGGGCGTTATTCCTCTGGAACAATGATCATATAGTGAGCTTAATTGCTCAAAATCGCAGTGTAATATTTCCCATCATATTTGAAGCACTGGAGAAGAACATGCAGGCCCATTGGAACCAAGCGATTCATGGCCTAACAGCAAATGTGCGGAAAATGTTCCTTGACATGGACAGCGAGCTGTTCGAGGAGTGCCAGCGACAATACGAAGAAAAGGAAGCGAAGGCAAAATCAGTGGAAGAGCAAAGAGAGTTGGCATGGAGAAGGCTGGAAGCCGTTGTTGAAGCCAAGGCCGGAGGAGAAGACATGGTTCTAGCCAATTAG
- the LOC135629381 gene encoding serine/threonine protein phosphatase 2A 57 kDa regulatory subunit B' alpha isoform-like isoform X2, with amino-acid sequence MLNKIMKRANRKGPKAEVAAEPPPASAPASSSVTVNHASRTAVPSPGGAANLLPTGAAAPQIESLPLFRDVPVPERQALFLRKLQICAVVFDFSDTLRSAREKEVKRQTLSELVDFVQSGSGRLAEPVQEQLIRTVAINIFRCLPPASHENTGSEAADPEEEDPYLDPAWPHLQLVYELLLRFVISSDTDTKVAKRYIDHTFVLRILDLFDSEDPREREYLKTILHRIYGKFMIHRPFIRKAINNIFYRFIFETQRHSGIGELLEILGSIINGFALPMKEEHKLFLVRALIPLHKPKLVGMYHQQLSYCIVQFVEKDYKLADTVVRGLLKYWPVINCQKEVLFLGELEEVLEVTQPVEFQRCMVPLFKQIARCLSSSHFQADYRLLNGRYSSGTMII; translated from the exons ATGTTGAACAAGATCATGAAACGGGCCAACCGCAAGGGCCCCAAAGCGGAGGTCGCCGCTGAGCCTCCACCCGCCTCCGCCCCCGCCTCCTCCTCCGTCACCGTCAACCACGCCTCCCGCACCGCCGTCCCCTCCCCCGGAGGCGCCGCCAACCTCCTCCCCACCGGCGCTGCCGCCCCACAGATCGAATCCCTCCCGCTCTTCCGCGACGTGCCTGTCCCTGAGCGGCAGGCGCTCTTCCTCCGCAAGCTCCAGATCTGCGCCGTGGTCTTCGACTTCTCCGACACGCTAAGGTCGGCCCGGGAGAAGGAGGTGAAGCGGCAGACCCTCTCGGAGCTCGTCGACTTCGTGCAGTCAGGCTCCGGCCGTCTCGCTGAGCCTGTCCAGGAGCAGCTTATCCGCACCGTCGCCATTAACATATTCCGCTGCCTTCCCCCGGCCTCCCATGAGAACACCGGCTCCGAGGCTGCCGATCCCGAGGAGGAGGACCCCTACCTCGATCCTGCCTGGCCTCACCTCCAGCTCGTCTACGAGCTCCTCCTCCGCTTTGTCATCTCCTCCGACACCGATACCAAGGTCGCCAAGCGCTACATCGACCACACCTTCGTGCTCCGCATTCTCGACCTCTTTGATTCGGAGGACCCCCGCGAGCGCGAGTACCTTAAGACCATCCTCCACCGCATCTACGGCAAGTTCATGATCCATCGCCCTTTCATCCGCAAAGCCATCAACAATATCTTCTACAGATTCATCTTCGAGACTCAGCGACACAGTGGCATTGGCGAGCTGCTGGAGATCCTTGGGAGTATTATTAATGGATTCGCTCTGCCGATGAAAGAGGAGCACAAGTTGTTTCTTGTCCGGGCCCTCATACCGTTGCACAAACCAAAGTTAGTGGGGATGTACCACCAGCAGCTCTCCTACTGCATTGTGCAGTTCGTCGAGAAGGATTACAAGCTAGCTGATACAGTCGTTAGGGGGCTCTTGAAGTACTGGCCTGTAATTAATTGTCAGAAGGAGGTGTTATTCCTTGGTGAATTGGAGGAGGTGCTGGAGGTGACGCAACCTGTGGAGTTTCAGCGGTGCATGGTTCCCTTGTTCAAGCAGATCGCTCGCTGCCTCAGCAGCTCTCATTTCCAG GCGGATTACAGGTTGCTGAACGGGCGTTATTCCTCTGGAACAATGATCATATAG